CCTGACAAATCCTTATTCTCTTCAACTTGTACGTTGGGATGTTCGAGCTGATCCGGCTCGTGGCTCCGGCAAAAACGAGAGAAGTCTTCCAAATGTTTGATCGCCAGCATTGTTTTATAAGACGTTTTGTAAACAGGAACACTCGCTTTTTCCAAGATCGTTCGTCCCGCACCCGTTATTTCCTTCGTTCCCGTGATCGTAACAACGATGGGTTTTTCGGTCGTCTTATCCATTTCGACAATTTTTTCGCATATGTTCCGGCCCAGCTCTCCCCCAAATGTCGTTTGGACGACGATGACATCTACCTGATCCTCGTTGATTAAAGCCTCGAGGGTATCTGTCAAAATATGTTGCTCTTTCAAAGCCTGGGCTGTTATATCAATCGGATTTAATGCAGACCCGTAAGGAGGGATAATATCCTCTACTTTTGTTTGCGTTTCCTTTGGTAAACGAGTGAGCTCTAATCCGAGAGATTCACTGTAATCGGCCATGGCAATACCTGCCGCCCCGGAATTGGATATGGTTACAACTCGATTTCCCTTTGTTTGTTTTCCGCGGGAAAAAACTTTCATTAGATCGATCATATCGTCGACATCGTTGGCAACCACCAAGCCATATTGCTTTGCAATCGCTTGAAATGTTTCATCAGATCCTGTTAATGAAGCAGTATGAGACATCGCTGCTTTCCTGCCGATTTCCGAGCGACCGGCTTTTAACATAATGAGCGGTTTCTTTAACGCTTTTGCCCGCTTCGCCAAACGGATCAACATTTCACCATCGGGAATTCCTTCCAAATAACCGGCCACGACCTCCGTGCCCTCATCTTCCAGCATGTAATCGATACAATCCAACGTATGAATATCCATTTGATTGCCTGTATTAATGACATGGGAAAAGCCTATGTTTTCCTCTTGGGCCAATCCGAATAGGGAGAAACCAAGGGCTCCGCTTTGAGATGCAAATCCGACGTTTCCGGAAAGAAAACCTTCCTCTGTCTCAAACGAAGTTGAAAACCCGAGGGGAATGCTTTTCTTCACATTTAACAAACCTATACAATTAGGACCTAATATCGTTATCCTCGCTTTTTTGGCTTTCTCCAGCACTTCCTCTTGCAATTGTTCACCTTCTGCGCCTGTTTCCGCAAATCCTGAGCCGAAAAGAATCACACTGCGAACCTGTTTTTGTTCACATTCGGAGAGAATTTGCATCATTCTTTTGGAAGAAACGGCGATTAAAGCAACGTCAACATCTCCGGGAATATCGAGGAGACTGGAATAGCAGGTAAAGCCTTCGATCTCCTCGTATTTTGGATTTACCGGATAAATTTGCCCTTCAAATTGATGCCGAATTAAATTTTTCATCGGTTTGCCGCTGATAGATGTAAAATCTTGAGAAACCCCTACAATCGCTATCGATCCTGGGTTCAATAATCGTTCGATGGCTTCTTTTTTGGACATATTGAAACCTCCTTATTAATACCTTTGACTCACGCTCTCTTCATCTGTATTCCCTATTTTCTTCCTTGAATAGGTGATAACATAGAAGATCACTAACAGCGCAACAATAGCGACATTTATAACAATGTTAGGGACTAGCATCGCGATCCCGCCGATAGGGAAAATTGCTCTGTGGATCTTGGTCAGGCTCCCATAGCCTATAAGATATCCTTGCAGTGCGGATGAAATAAGAAAGACGCCGACCAATGCTGTAAAAATACTAACCAGCGATTCCATCATTGTCCCACTCCAAATTAACGCGGGTTGATACACGATAAAAAACGGAACGAAAAACGTCACAACTCCTAATTTTGTCGATACAATTGACGTTCTCAATGGATTCGAATTTGCTATCCCGGATGCCGTAAACGAGGCAAGGGCAACAGGCGGTGTAATATAAGATGCAGTCGCCCAATAAAGAACAAATAAATGGGCTGCAATCGGGTCAACACCAACACCTACTAATGCGGGAGCTAACACAATCGCCAAAAAGATGTAACTTGCGGAGACGGTCATACCCATACC
The Salicibibacter kimchii DNA segment above includes these coding regions:
- a CDS encoding acetate--CoA ligase family protein is translated as MSKKEAIERLLNPGSIAIVGVSQDFTSISGKPMKNLIRHQFEGQIYPVNPKYEEIEGFTCYSSLLDIPGDVDVALIAVSSKRMMQILSECEQKQVRSVILFGSGFAETGAEGEQLQEEVLEKAKKARITILGPNCIGLLNVKKSIPLGFSTSFETEEGFLSGNVGFASQSGALGFSLFGLAQEENIGFSHVINTGNQMDIHTLDCIDYMLEDEGTEVVAGYLEGIPDGEMLIRLAKRAKALKKPLIMLKAGRSEIGRKAAMSHTASLTGSDETFQAIAKQYGLVVANDVDDMIDLMKVFSRGKQTKGNRVVTISNSGAAGIAMADYSESLGLELTRLPKETQTKVEDIIPPYGSALNPIDITAQALKEQHILTDTLEALINEDQVDVIVVQTTFGGELGRNICEKIVEMDKTTEKPIVVTITGTKEITGAGRTILEKASVPVYKTSYKTMLAIKHLEDFSRFCRSHEPDQLEHPNVQVEENKDLSGIWTEVRVKKELSSLGIRIPQGTLIKDREHLQEVKTSVPYPVVCKGISKDVLHKTDAGSVKVNIKDAVELEDAYESIVSSIHAYNPDADVDGVLAEEMIQDESVEMFIGVKEDPQFGPLIVCGLGGIFVEVLKDISIRRAPINDNEASAMLKELKGYPLLEGVRGGTRRDIQALTDALVRISQFASAHSGRIQEMDINPLWVFEEGKGVAALDGIIVWKKDEEAVVNVK